The genome window ATTGCAAAATAGTAAATACTTGAAAGATATTAGGATCCTAAGCGACGGTGCCATTTCATGGCACCACTTTAAAATAAGGAGTATTGATGATCCCTGCTGTAAATTGGCTAAATCCTTTTTCTCGAAGGCAAAAACAGCTTGACCCTGTCCAGAAGATTCAGCTTGATGCGACTTCTCAAGTTGTACAAAGAGTTCTTAAACAGGTTAAAGTCAATAGCGATCCCTGCTACCTTATCGAATGTCTATGTGAAGATCGCAAAATTTATCTTATAAAAGTGCATCCAGAAAGCGATCCCTATTTTGTGGCAAAGCACATGTCTTGCTCAGCCTCTCCTTGGAAAGTTTTTATCAAAAGCATTCTCTATAATACTGATTTGCCAATCCCTAAGATCCGAGAAGGGGCCCTTGTACACCCAGTTTCTGTGTCTCAATTTCCAAAAATGCTTTTACCCCAAAAGACATACGTTTTTGATCCTCCAGCAACACTCAAATTCACTGCCCAGAATTTTCCTGTGATGAGTAAAGAAGAATGGCAAGCAAAAGTGGAAGATTTATTCATCTTTATGGAGGAAGAGGCACAGCAAAAAGCCAAAGCATACTTAGATGAAATCAATCACATTGAAAACTTTGTGTCCGAGGAAAAGAAGGAAATGGATCCAAACCCCTATTTTCAGTTTTCAGGTGAAAAAGAACGATTTTATCAGGGGATAACGAAGCTTGTCTTAAACGTGCTTAAACAGGATATTTTTAGAAGCCAATACAATACTCTTGAAACTTTAGATAGAGATCATCGACTTATTGAAATTGTGACAAGGCGTGTTGTCGCGGAATCTGATGAGCCTTCTAAAGGTTGTGGTGACTTTTCAAGATACTACAAAAAGACAGGGAAAATTAAAAAATCCTTTCTCAAGCAGTTCAATGCTTATCAACAAGCAGAAAGCGGTTGATGTTTCCTTCGATAGATAAAAGCGTAAGGGCATTTTAAATGCCCTCTAAGGGTGATTTATCGTACAATTGAAGGGTTAATAAAACCTTCTTTATGGTGCCATCTTTTGGTACTGATGAAGAAAGGAAGGACCGGCATGTCGCTCGCTAATTAAGCGTATAGTTTGCAACTTTTCGATCGGGTGCTTAGGAAGCACATCCTCAATAAAAAGCATCCCATCTGTTTTTAAGAGAGGGGTTTTATCAAAAAATTGCAAAAGAAACAGGGAAGGAGCCTTTTCTTGAGTGTAGGGAGCATCTGCAAAGACAATGTCGAAAGGTGCTCTTGGTGCTAATTGATCTAATAACCGGAAAATATCCCCTTTTAAAATATTTGTTCTCGATTCTAACTGCAATGCCTTTGCATTGGCTTGGATACAGGAGATGGCTTCACGGCTGTTATCGATAAAAGTTACCTGGTCAGCCCCTCTGCTTAACGCTTCTAACCCCATAGCGCCGGAGCCTGCATAGAGATCTAAAAAGGTTGCTTCTTCGATATAGTGCTGGACAATATTAAAAAGAGCTTCCCGAAGTCGTGAGGAGGTGGGCCGAGTGGCAGCACCTTTCGGAGCCTGGATTTTGCGGCCTCGGCATTTACCGCTGATGATTTGCATACGATCGTCCTAATTTGACAGGATGGCTCCTCTGCTTAGAGGCTTCTTCAAAAACTTGCACCAAACAATCTCCTATTGACCGTTTTCTTGGATGAATAAAATTGCATGA of Chlamydiales bacterium STE3 contains these proteins:
- a CDS encoding putative rRNA methyltransferase YlbH (Product derived from UniProtKB/Swiss-Prot:O34331;Gene name derived from UniProtKB/Swiss-Prot:O34331;EC number derived from UniProtKB/Swiss-Prot:O34331), whose amino-acid sequence is MQIISGKCRGRKIQAPKGAATRPTSSRLREALFNIVQHYIEEATFLDLYAGSGAMGLEALSRGADQVTFIDNSREAISCIQANAKALQLESRTNILKGDIFRLLDQLAPRAPFDIVFADAPYTQEKAPSLFLLQFFDKTPLLKTDGMLFIEDVLPKHPIEKLQTIRLISERHAGPSFLHQYQKMAP